A genomic region of Ensifer adhaerens contains the following coding sequences:
- a CDS encoding GNAT family N-acetyltransferase — MLIETPRLRLRPWEERDIAPFAVANADPEVRRYYFPDILTKLETDAMIADCDRHLQMHGFGFVAVERKADGALIGGLGLSRAGDEIPGGPHVEIGWILARPYWRQGYALEAARACLDHAWAALGLAEVIGYTSRINEPSRALMEKLGMRSDPAEDFDDVTVPEGNPLRPHVLYRIKSTDRR, encoded by the coding sequence ATGCTCATCGAAACGCCACGCCTCAGGCTTCGGCCCTGGGAGGAGCGCGACATTGCGCCCTTTGCGGTCGCCAACGCCGACCCTGAGGTACGCCGCTACTACTTTCCCGACATTCTGACCAAGCTTGAGACCGACGCGATGATTGCCGATTGCGACCGGCACCTGCAGATGCACGGCTTCGGCTTTGTGGCGGTCGAGCGCAAGGCGGACGGAGCGTTGATCGGCGGCCTCGGGCTTTCGCGGGCCGGAGACGAAATCCCCGGCGGCCCGCATGTCGAAATCGGCTGGATACTCGCCCGGCCCTATTGGCGGCAGGGATATGCGCTCGAAGCGGCGAGAGCCTGCCTGGACCATGCCTGGGCGGCGCTCGGGCTTGCCGAAGTCATCGGCTATACATCCCGCATCAACGAACCGTCCCGCGCGCTCATGGAAAAGCTCGGCATGCGCTCGGACCCGGCGGAAGATTTCGATGACGTGACGGTGCCTGAAGGCAATCCGCTGCGCCCACACGTGCTCTATCGGATAAAGTCGACCGATCGCCGCTGA
- a CDS encoding class I SAM-dependent DNA methyltransferase, which produces MTQKSTKIDEEALAEAYNRALSLEKSGSFDAAADAYAEVLALDPEDHGGAAVRLASMGRGETPVKAPDAYVATLFDQHAEVFDNVLVDQLGYCVPLLVRQRLQALELGPFDRVLDLGCGTGLTGGALRDMAEDITGIDLSENMVEIAHEKDLYETLYVAEAVDYLDDNDDEPFNLIVATDVLPYMGALEALFFGAVDNLLPGGLLIFSSETLPAEAFAGRDFMVGPHQRFAHAETYLRDRLAATGFEIVEVGDITVRMEEGEPIAGHLVIARFKP; this is translated from the coding sequence AGCTTCGATGCCGCTGCCGACGCCTATGCCGAAGTGCTGGCGCTCGACCCGGAAGACCATGGCGGCGCTGCCGTGCGCTTGGCCTCGATGGGGCGCGGCGAGACGCCCGTGAAGGCGCCTGACGCCTATGTCGCTACCCTATTCGACCAGCATGCCGAAGTATTCGACAACGTGCTCGTCGACCAGCTCGGCTATTGCGTGCCGCTCCTCGTTCGCCAGCGCCTGCAGGCGCTCGAGCTCGGCCCCTTCGACCGGGTGCTCGACCTTGGCTGCGGCACGGGCCTCACCGGCGGCGCCTTGCGTGACATGGCCGAAGACATCACCGGCATCGATCTCTCGGAAAACATGGTCGAGATCGCACACGAGAAGGACCTCTACGAGACGCTCTATGTCGCCGAAGCGGTCGATTATCTCGACGACAACGATGACGAGCCCTTCAACCTGATCGTCGCAACCGACGTGCTTCCCTATATGGGCGCGCTCGAAGCGCTGTTCTTCGGCGCCGTCGACAATCTCCTGCCCGGTGGCCTGCTGATCTTTTCCAGCGAGACGCTGCCCGCAGAAGCCTTCGCCGGCCGCGACTTCATGGTCGGCCCGCACCAGCGTTTCGCCCACGCCGAAACCTACCTGCGCGACCGCCTCGCGGCTACCGGCTTCGAAATCGTCGAGGTCGGCGACATCACCGTGCGCATGGAAGAAGGCGAACCGATCGCCGGCCATCTGGTGATTGCCCGCTTCAAGCCCTGA
- a CDS encoding DNA alkylation repair protein codes for MSLGPSSTADEITAHLRSLGSEDNLAGMARFGIVTEAAIGLSNVELHKITRLVKTDHHRALELWQSGIREARILAAFTADPKALKLEEARRWAEDCNSWEVVDTVADLFVTARFERELIPEFAADEQEFVRRIAFAMIATAAVHLKKEPDAMLMDWLPLIERYATDDRNFVKKAVNWALRQIGKRNAACHGPALALAERLAESSSRAARWTGKDAVRELRSDKVLARLGLDPSRAR; via the coding sequence ATGAGCCTCGGCCCATCCTCGACCGCAGACGAGATCACCGCTCATCTGCGGTCGCTCGGCTCTGAAGACAATCTCGCCGGAATGGCGCGCTTCGGTATTGTCACCGAAGCCGCTATCGGCCTCTCCAATGTCGAACTGCACAAGATCACCCGGCTGGTGAAGACCGATCACCACCGAGCGCTGGAACTCTGGCAGTCCGGTATTCGCGAAGCGCGCATCCTCGCCGCTTTCACCGCCGACCCGAAAGCGCTGAAACTGGAGGAGGCGCGCCGCTGGGCGGAAGATTGCAATTCCTGGGAAGTCGTCGACACCGTTGCCGACCTCTTCGTCACCGCGCGCTTCGAGCGCGAACTGATCCCTGAGTTCGCAGCCGACGAACAAGAGTTCGTCCGGCGCATCGCCTTTGCGATGATTGCCACGGCCGCAGTCCATCTGAAGAAGGAGCCGGATGCGATGCTCATGGACTGGCTGCCGCTGATCGAGCGATATGCAACGGACGATCGGAACTTCGTCAAGAAGGCGGTCAACTGGGCGCTCAGGCAGATCGGCAAGCGCAATGCGGCCTGCCATGGTCCGGCGCTGGCGCTCGCTGAACGCCTGGCCGAAAGCTCAAGCCGCGCCGCCCGCTGGACGGGCAAGGACGCGGTCAGGGAGCTTAGGAGCGACAAGGTGCTGGCACGGCTAGGCCTTGATCCAAGCCGCGCCCGCTAG
- a CDS encoding Lrp/AsnC family transcriptional regulator, with protein sequence MDRLDRKILRLLQEDSTLAVADLAKKVGLSTTPCWRRIQKMEEDGVIRRRVALLDPVKINTKVTVFVSIRTNSHSMEWLRRFSEVVSEFPEVVEFYRMSGDVDYLLRVVVPDIAAYDAFYKRMIAKIEIRDVSSAFAMEQIKYTTELPLDYMMIDQAKSSED encoded by the coding sequence ATGGACCGCCTAGACCGCAAAATCCTGCGCCTGCTGCAGGAGGATTCCACGCTGGCCGTTGCCGACCTTGCCAAGAAGGTGGGGCTTTCGACCACGCCGTGCTGGCGGCGTATCCAGAAGATGGAAGAGGACGGCGTCATCCGTCGCCGCGTCGCCCTTCTTGACCCGGTGAAGATCAACACCAAGGTCACGGTTTTCGTGTCGATCCGCACGAATTCGCACTCGATGGAATGGCTTCGCCGCTTCTCCGAGGTCGTGTCCGAATTTCCCGAGGTGGTCGAATTCTATCGCATGAGCGGCGACGTCGACTATCTGCTGCGCGTAGTCGTGCCGGATATCGCCGCCTACGATGCTTTCTACAAGCGCATGATCGCCAAGATCGAGATCCGTGACGTCTCGTCCGCATTTGCCATGGAGCAGATCAAGTACACCACCGAACTGCCGCTCGATTACATGATGATCGACCAGGCGAAATCCTCAGAGGATTGA
- a CDS encoding diacylglycerol kinase — MDAKNTTHRIGQTGPVEKQTGIRHLFAAASYSLGGAKRLIGEAAFRHELIAFGIAMVAFIIVGATFFQFVAMAILFLLMMAFEAINTAIEEIVDRVSPEISEMGKNAKDLGSFACLCLIIANAVYAGYVVIFDGFLN, encoded by the coding sequence ATGGACGCCAAGAACACCACGCACCGCATTGGACAGACGGGTCCCGTTGAGAAGCAGACCGGCATTCGCCATCTCTTCGCTGCCGCCAGCTATTCGCTGGGTGGCGCGAAGCGGCTGATCGGCGAGGCCGCGTTTCGCCATGAGCTGATCGCCTTCGGCATCGCCATGGTTGCCTTCATCATCGTCGGCGCGACCTTCTTCCAGTTCGTGGCGATGGCGATCCTCTTTCTCCTGATGATGGCCTTCGAGGCGATCAATACGGCGATCGAGGAGATCGTCGACCGTGTATCGCCGGAAATCTCGGAGATGGGCAAGAACGCCAAGGACCTCGGTTCCTTCGCGTGCCTCTGCCTGATCATCGCCAACGCCGTCTATGCCGGCTACGTCGTGATCTTCGACGGCTTCCTGAACTGA
- a CDS encoding thermonuclease family protein gives MLSGWIILLLLSIVAYYADKLPVGERATTGEARGAAIASDGDSLRLDGKRIRIEGIDAPELDQSCERAGETWDCGRQARDRLRALISAGDVRCRFHGRDRYGRDLGTCEAGGRDIGREMVLSGYAVSYGRYQAEEARAEKDQRGIWVGTFTAPQEWRRTNGHPDEGPHLVDGWLKTIRRWLLEQLTALFAGIADA, from the coding sequence ATGCTCAGCGGATGGATCATCCTCCTGCTGCTTTCGATTGTCGCCTACTATGCCGACAAGCTCCCCGTGGGGGAGCGGGCCACGACCGGTGAGGCGCGTGGAGCCGCGATCGCAAGCGATGGCGACAGTCTTCGGCTTGACGGAAAGCGCATCCGCATCGAGGGGATCGATGCGCCGGAACTCGACCAGAGCTGCGAGCGCGCCGGCGAGACCTGGGATTGTGGCCGCCAGGCACGCGATCGTTTGAGAGCCCTGATTTCTGCGGGCGACGTCCGCTGCCGCTTCCATGGGCGGGATCGATACGGTCGCGACCTCGGCACATGCGAAGCCGGTGGGCGGGATATCGGTCGTGAGATGGTGCTGTCGGGTTATGCGGTCAGCTACGGGCGCTATCAGGCGGAAGAGGCGCGGGCGGAGAAAGACCAGCGCGGCATTTGGGTCGGCACTTTCACGGCGCCGCAGGAATGGCGCCGCACGAATGGTCATCCGGACGAGGGGCCGCATCTGGTCGATGGTTGGCTCAAGACGATCAGGCGCTGGCTACTGGAGCAACTGACCGCCTTGTTTGCAGGTATCGCCGATGCCTGA
- a CDS encoding NAD(P)-dependent oxidoreductase, which yields MAKVAFIGLGVMGYPMAGHLKVRGGHELTVYNRTFAKAEKWAAEFGGRAARTPAEAADGADFVFCCVGNDDDLRSVTTGKDGAFETLGANAVFIDNTTASAEVARELYEAAKARNAHFVDAPVSGGQAGAENGILTVMCGGDEPAFDRAKPVIEAFARMVGLMGPAGAGQITKMINQICIAGLVQGLAEGIHFGKKAGLDIEKVVDVISKGAAGSWQMENRHKTMNAGKYDFGFAVDWMRKDLDIVLAEARRNGAKLPVTALVDQFYGDVQEMGGNRWDTSSLLARLEK from the coding sequence ATGGCAAAGGTTGCATTCATCGGTCTCGGCGTGATGGGTTATCCCATGGCCGGCCACCTCAAGGTCCGCGGCGGACACGAACTGACGGTCTATAACCGCACCTTCGCCAAGGCCGAAAAATGGGCTGCCGAATTCGGCGGTCGCGCGGCACGCACGCCGGCCGAAGCAGCCGACGGCGCCGATTTCGTCTTCTGCTGCGTCGGCAATGACGACGACCTTCGCTCTGTAACGACAGGCAAGGACGGCGCCTTCGAAACGCTTGGCGCCAACGCGGTCTTCATCGACAACACCACCGCTTCCGCCGAGGTCGCCCGCGAACTCTACGAAGCGGCGAAGGCCCGCAACGCCCACTTCGTCGACGCGCCCGTCTCCGGTGGCCAGGCGGGTGCCGAAAACGGCATTCTGACGGTCATGTGCGGCGGCGATGAGCCAGCCTTCGATCGCGCCAAGCCGGTCATCGAGGCCTTTGCCCGCATGGTCGGCCTGATGGGGCCGGCCGGCGCTGGCCAGATCACCAAGATGATCAACCAGATCTGCATCGCCGGCCTCGTCCAGGGGCTCGCCGAGGGCATCCACTTCGGCAAGAAAGCGGGCCTCGACATCGAGAAGGTCGTCGACGTCATCTCCAAGGGCGCTGCCGGCTCCTGGCAGATGGAAAACCGCCACAAGACGATGAACGCCGGAAAGTACGACTTCGGCTTCGCCGTCGACTGGATGCGCAAGGATCTCGACATCGTGCTGGCCGAAGCCCGCCGCAACGGCGCCAAGCTGCCGGTGACGGCCCTCGTCGATCAGTTCTACGGCGATGTACAGGAAATGGGCGGCAATCGCTGGGATACGTCGTCGCTGCTTGCCCGCCTCGAAAAATGA
- a CDS encoding DUF1289 domain-containing protein, whose translation MESPCILVCSIDDKTGYCFGCGRTRDEIGRWTLYTDAERRAIMTTLPDRLETVERKPRRETRRSRMARERGQA comes from the coding sequence ATGGAATCTCCCTGCATTCTCGTCTGTTCGATCGATGACAAGACCGGCTACTGTTTCGGCTGCGGCCGCACGCGCGATGAAATCGGCCGCTGGACGCTGTACACCGATGCCGAACGCCGGGCGATCATGACCACGCTACCCGACCGGCTTGAGACGGTCGAACGCAAGCCCCGGCGCGAAACGCGCCGCAGCCGCATGGCGAGGGAACGCGGCCAAGCATGA
- a CDS encoding sensor histidine kinase, translated as MSIAASTSTDKIIVDKSRNHRNKAVSRTVRATRERLQTGSSVPSGFEREMLNLYIESALHSAIAIPLLVTLIAAVGVYLSGSLGIVLWALMTLSAHAVTLVLARKARKKDIVAEKVPVWRRRFLFGQVLMGLCWAAFVAQDCAACGDVRFGFFEGTALLFALAATAMGTFLLRNALLCTFTPVIAALAFAALTTGNPIYIGLTGIISLSMLFLVFMTDRMNRANVHILSVQSEKDDLIAELEVAKSMSDEARRRAEEANLAKSRFLASMSHELRTPLNAILGFSEVMSTEVLGPLSNPTYKEYTNDIHRSGEHLLNLINEILDLSRIEAGRYDLNEDAVSLVEIAEDCVGMVQLRARAKNITIHSQFEVGMPSVWVDEKSMRQVILNLLSNAVKFTSAGGEVTFKVGWTAGGGQYLSIKDNGPGIPEEEIPIVLSAFGQGSIAIKSAEQGTGLGLPIVQAILAKHNGEFILRSKLREGTEAIAILPARRVLESLPAVEDVAAPVRRRKSFA; from the coding sequence ATGAGTATCGCCGCCAGCACCTCGACAGATAAGATTATTGTCGACAAGTCGCGAAACCATCGAAACAAGGCAGTTTCGAGGACGGTTCGCGCGACGCGCGAACGGCTGCAAACGGGCTCGTCCGTACCTTCGGGGTTCGAGCGCGAGATGCTCAACCTCTACATCGAATCTGCCCTCCACAGCGCCATCGCCATACCGCTGCTCGTGACGCTGATCGCGGCCGTCGGTGTCTATCTCTCCGGCAGCCTCGGCATCGTCCTCTGGGCCTTGATGACCCTCTCGGCGCATGCCGTGACGCTCGTGCTGGCGAGGAAGGCACGCAAGAAGGACATCGTTGCGGAGAAGGTCCCGGTCTGGCGCCGGCGTTTCCTCTTCGGCCAGGTCCTGATGGGCCTCTGCTGGGCGGCCTTCGTTGCTCAGGATTGCGCCGCATGCGGCGATGTCCGCTTCGGTTTCTTCGAAGGCACCGCTCTGCTCTTTGCGCTCGCGGCCACCGCCATGGGCACGTTCCTGCTCCGCAATGCCCTTCTGTGCACCTTCACGCCGGTGATCGCCGCACTCGCATTCGCCGCGCTGACGACCGGCAATCCGATCTATATCGGTCTGACGGGCATCATCTCGCTGTCGATGCTGTTCCTGGTGTTCATGACCGACCGCATGAACCGCGCCAATGTCCACATACTCTCGGTTCAATCGGAAAAGGACGACCTGATCGCCGAGCTCGAAGTGGCAAAGTCGATGTCGGACGAAGCCCGGCGCAGGGCGGAGGAAGCGAACCTTGCCAAGTCGCGCTTCCTCGCCTCCATGTCGCATGAGCTGCGCACGCCGCTAAACGCCATCCTCGGCTTCTCCGAGGTGATGTCGACGGAGGTCCTGGGTCCGCTCAGCAACCCGACCTACAAGGAATACACCAACGACATCCATCGCTCCGGCGAGCATTTGCTGAACCTCATCAACGAGATCCTCGACCTGTCACGTATCGAGGCCGGCCGCTACGATCTGAACGAGGATGCAGTCAGCCTTGTCGAAATCGCCGAGGATTGCGTCGGCATGGTGCAACTGCGGGCGCGCGCCAAGAACATCACCATCCACTCGCAGTTCGAAGTCGGCATGCCCTCCGTCTGGGTCGACGAGAAATCGATGCGTCAGGTCATCCTCAACCTGCTGTCCAATGCGGTGAAGTTCACCAGTGCCGGTGGCGAAGTCACCTTCAAGGTCGGCTGGACCGCCGGCGGCGGACAGTATCTCTCGATCAAGGACAACGGTCCGGGCATCCCCGAAGAGGAAATCCCGATCGTACTGTCGGCATTCGGTCAGGGCTCCATCGCCATCAAGAGCGCCGAACAGGGCACCGGCCTCGGCCTGCCGATCGTCCAGGCCATTCTCGCCAAGCACAATGGCGAATTCATCCTGCGCTCCAAGCTCAGGGAAGGCACGGAGGCAATCGCCATCCTGCCGGCCCGCCGTGTGCTCGAAAGCCTGCCGGCGGTCGAGGACGTTGCAGCTCCAGTGCGCCGTCGCAAGAGCTTCGCCTGA
- a CDS encoding permease, which yields MDFMRLLKSIEELLYELVCWLLFYPLTMWRTLRRPQAMMRYADVELGDEVPDQYSDALSPPLFLLITLLLAHAMELGLVRQAAPWSATSLLASDSNLLMFRAVAFSILPLLMAVKLLRHKGAKLTRDTLRPPFFSQCYATAPFAFAISLGGQLLLAGHNAFTPVGAVFVAASIVWYIVAETRWFVADLGLSAVRALLHVVVTILQALLAMVVTSVIIAYASGAVRVPAL from the coding sequence ATGGATTTCATGCGACTGTTGAAGTCGATCGAGGAACTCCTATACGAGCTCGTCTGCTGGCTGCTCTTCTATCCGTTGACCATGTGGCGCACGCTTCGCCGCCCGCAGGCGATGATGCGCTACGCCGACGTCGAGCTTGGTGACGAGGTGCCCGATCAATATTCGGACGCGCTGAGCCCGCCGCTGTTTCTGCTGATCACCCTGCTCCTGGCGCACGCAATGGAACTCGGCCTCGTCAGGCAGGCTGCTCCCTGGTCGGCAACGTCGCTGCTCGCTTCCGATTCCAACCTGCTGATGTTTCGTGCAGTCGCCTTCAGCATCCTGCCCTTGCTGATGGCGGTGAAGCTGCTGCGCCACAAGGGCGCCAAGCTCACGCGTGACACGCTGCGTCCGCCCTTCTTCAGCCAATGCTACGCCACAGCACCCTTTGCCTTCGCGATCAGCCTGGGCGGCCAATTGCTGTTGGCCGGGCACAACGCCTTTACGCCCGTCGGCGCCGTCTTCGTGGCCGCCTCGATCGTCTGGTACATCGTCGCCGAGACGCGCTGGTTCGTGGCCGACCTCGGGCTTTCCGCCGTGCGGGCGCTTCTCCACGTCGTCGTGACGATCCTTCAGGCCCTGCTTGCGATGGTCGTCACCAGCGTCATCATTGCCTATGCGAGTGGAGCGGTGCGAGTGCCGGCACTCTGA
- the cobT gene encoding nicotinate-nucleotide--dimethylbenzimidazole phosphoribosyltransferase, whose protein sequence is MSASGLPFDDFRELLRNLPGPDSAALVAARERDAQLTKPPGALGRLEEIAFWLAAWTGKAPAVNRPLVAIFAGNHGVTRQGVTPFPSSVTAQMVENFAAGGAAINQICVSHDLGLKVFDLALEYPTGDITEEAALSERDCAATMAFGMEAVAGGTDLLCIGEMGIGNTTIAAAINLGLYGGTAEEWVGPGTGSEGEVLKRKIAAVEKAVALHRDHLSDPLELMRRLGGREIAAMAGAILAARVQKVPVIVDGYVATAAASILKAANPSALDHCLIGHVSGEPGHIRAIEKLGKTPLLALGMRLGEGTGAALAAGIVKAAAACHSGMATFAQAGVSNKE, encoded by the coding sequence ATGAGTGCCAGCGGCCTGCCGTTTGATGATTTCCGCGAATTGTTGCGCAACCTGCCGGGGCCGGATTCGGCTGCGCTGGTCGCGGCGCGGGAGCGGGACGCACAGCTGACGAAGCCGCCGGGCGCGCTCGGGCGTCTCGAAGAAATCGCCTTCTGGCTCGCTGCCTGGACCGGCAAGGCGCCCGCGGTCAACCGGCCACTGGTGGCGATCTTTGCCGGCAACCACGGTGTCACCCGACAGGGCGTCACCCCGTTCCCGTCTTCCGTCACGGCCCAGATGGTCGAGAACTTTGCCGCCGGCGGTGCTGCTATCAACCAGATCTGCGTAAGTCACGACCTCGGCCTCAAGGTCTTCGATCTGGCGCTCGAATACCCGACCGGTGATATCACCGAGGAAGCGGCACTCTCCGAGCGGGATTGCGCCGCCACGATGGCCTTCGGCATGGAGGCGGTTGCCGGCGGTACGGATCTTCTGTGCATCGGCGAAATGGGCATCGGCAACACGACGATCGCGGCCGCGATCAATCTCGGCCTTTATGGCGGCACGGCCGAGGAATGGGTGGGGCCGGGTACCGGCTCCGAAGGCGAAGTTCTGAAGCGCAAGATTGCGGCGGTCGAGAAGGCTGTGGCCCTGCATCGCGACCACCTTTCCGACCCGCTGGAGCTGATGCGCCGTCTCGGCGGTCGCGAGATCGCGGCAATGGCGGGCGCCATCCTTGCAGCACGTGTTCAGAAGGTTCCGGTTATCGTCGACGGCTACGTCGCGACTGCGGCAGCGTCGATCCTGAAGGCGGCCAATCCGTCCGCGCTCGATCACTGCCTGATCGGCCATGTCTCTGGCGAACCGGGCCATATCCGCGCGATCGAGAAGCTCGGCAAGACGCCGCTGCTCGCGCTCGGCATGCGGCTCGGCGAAGGCACGGGGGCAGCCCTTGCCGCCGGCATCGTCAAGGCGGCGGCCGCCTGCCACAGCGGCATGGCGACGTTTGCGCAGGCGGGTGTCAGCAACAAGGAATGA
- a CDS encoding adenosylcobinamide-GDP ribazoletransferase, whose product MGFLGDFCDDVARSIGFLSRIPMPGRHFVGYDGRLDRAVRAFPLAGIVIALPSAAAASAMIALNVSSLFAAFVVVAIQALLTGALHEDGLGDTADGFGGGRDRDAALMIMKDSRVGSYGVVALILSFGLRVSALASILPLFTPLGAGMAILGAAALSRAAMVWHWSSLPPARRDGVAAAAGEPDPAATRFALGFGLIAAMLLFYFARVPALGLIAALLAVFVAVKGFGRIATRKIGGHTGDTIGATQQLTEIAVLGALALTV is encoded by the coding sequence ATGGGCTTTCTGGGCGATTTCTGTGACGACGTGGCGCGCTCGATCGGCTTCCTGAGCCGCATCCCCATGCCGGGGCGCCACTTCGTCGGATATGACGGTCGTCTGGACCGGGCCGTGCGCGCCTTCCCGCTCGCGGGCATCGTGATCGCTCTGCCGTCTGCCGCCGCTGCCAGCGCCATGATCGCACTCAATGTGAGTTCGCTCTTTGCCGCCTTCGTCGTCGTCGCCATCCAGGCGCTCCTGACCGGCGCGCTGCACGAGGACGGCCTTGGCGATACGGCCGACGGTTTCGGCGGCGGACGCGACCGCGACGCGGCCCTCATGATCATGAAGGACAGCCGCGTCGGCAGCTACGGCGTCGTCGCGCTCATTCTCTCCTTCGGTCTGCGCGTCTCGGCGCTCGCCTCGATCCTGCCGCTGTTCACACCCTTGGGCGCCGGCATGGCGATCCTCGGCGCTGCAGCACTCAGCCGCGCCGCCATGGTCTGGCACTGGTCGAGCCTGCCGCCTGCCCGGCGCGACGGTGTTGCGGCCGCAGCCGGCGAGCCGGACCCGGCAGCCACGCGCTTCGCCCTTGGCTTCGGCCTGATTGCGGCCATGCTGCTCTTCTACTTCGCCCGGGTCCCGGCTCTCGGCCTGATCGCCGCGCTGCTCGCGGTCTTCGTCGCGGTCAAGGGGTTCGGTCGGATCGCCACCCGCAAGATCGGCGGCCACACCGGCGACACCATCGGCGCCACACAGCAACTCACAGAAATCGCGGTGTTGGGTGCCCTTGCGCTGACCGTGTGA
- a CDS encoding uracil-DNA glycosylase family protein has product MPEDDLPDLERLRADIAACRICRDNPLRGVDDRLPHEPRPVAVISTTARILIAGQAPGLRVHESGLPFNDASGDRLRQWLGVDRETFYDPAKFAIVPMGFCFPGYDAHGSDLPPRRECAPLWRQRVMDRMPQVELVLAIGHYAQRWHIGSACPKSMTETVKDWRRYALRNADPAILPLPHPSWRNTGWLKRNPWFEADVLPFLRERVLTLTA; this is encoded by the coding sequence ATGCCTGAAGACGATCTGCCAGACCTGGAACGGCTGCGGGCCGATATCGCCGCCTGCCGCATCTGTCGCGACAATCCGCTGCGCGGCGTCGACGACCGCTTGCCGCATGAGCCGCGGCCGGTGGCGGTGATCTCGACGACCGCGCGTATCCTTATTGCCGGGCAGGCGCCGGGACTTCGCGTGCACGAAAGCGGGCTGCCCTTCAACGACGCGTCCGGCGATCGGCTTCGGCAATGGCTGGGGGTGGACCGCGAAACCTTCTACGACCCGGCGAAGTTCGCGATCGTGCCGATGGGCTTCTGCTTTCCGGGTTACGACGCCCATGGCAGTGACCTGCCGCCGCGTCGGGAATGCGCGCCCTTGTGGCGGCAGCGGGTCATGGACCGGATGCCACAGGTCGAACTGGTGCTGGCGATCGGTCATTATGCGCAGCGCTGGCATATCGGGTCTGCCTGCCCGAAATCGATGACCGAGACGGTGAAGGATTGGCGGCGCTATGCGTTGCGCAACGCCGACCCCGCCATCCTTCCGTTACCGCATCCGAGCTGGCGCAATACCGGCTGGCTGAAGCGCAATCCCTGGTTCGAGGCGGATGTACTGCCGTTCCTGCGGGAGCGGGTGCTGACGCTCACTGCCTGA
- a CDS encoding retropepsin-like aspartic protease family protein → MTRLFILLSILAIGLILLIVNHDAGRTMGLANDDFGRLVSLGAIATLIGAGVVQSRHRFGEGLRQIAIWLLITLALVSAYVYRFELQGFGNRLLAGLVPGRATVITDSEGQQEVVLHKMLNGHFETGAMVNGKDISMLVDTGASSIALTYEDAERIGLDPENLSYIVTVMTANGRAQAAPVMLQEISVGPITRRNIGATVAAKGRLDQSLLGMSFLSTLEMLQMRTDELRLRD, encoded by the coding sequence ATGACCCGTCTCTTCATCCTGCTCTCGATCCTGGCCATCGGTCTCATCCTGCTGATCGTCAACCATGATGCCGGCCGCACCATGGGCCTTGCCAACGACGACTTCGGCAGGCTCGTGTCGTTGGGCGCCATCGCCACGCTGATCGGCGCCGGCGTTGTGCAAAGCCGTCACCGTTTCGGCGAGGGGCTGCGCCAGATCGCCATTTGGCTCCTCATCACGCTCGCCCTCGTCTCGGCCTATGTCTACCGCTTCGAGCTTCAAGGCTTCGGCAATCGCCTGCTTGCCGGCCTCGTTCCCGGCCGCGCCACCGTGATCACCGACAGCGAAGGCCAGCAGGAAGTGGTGCTGCACAAGATGCTGAACGGCCACTTCGAAACCGGTGCAATGGTCAACGGCAAGGATATCAGCATGCTGGTCGACACCGGCGCCAGCAGCATCGCGCTGACCTACGAGGATGCCGAACGGATCGGTCTCGACCCGGAAAACCTCAGCTACATCGTCACCGTCATGACGGCCAATGGCCGCGCGCAGGCGGCGCCCGTCATGCTCCAGGAAATCTCTGTCGGCCCCATCACCCGCCGCAACATCGGCGCGACGGTGGCCGCCAAGGGGCGGCTCGACCAGAGCCTGCTCGGCATGAGCTTCCTGTCGACGCTGGAGATGCTGCAGATGCGCACCGACGAGTTGCGTCTGCGCGACTGA